From the genome of Labrus bergylta chromosome 4, fLabBer1.1, whole genome shotgun sequence, one region includes:
- the LOC109998533 gene encoding nucleolar protein 9, whose product MLAKPEERKPQKRRHPGEDGGGGGGGQRKRREGGEGDKGQGDGGRKRLDAMSVGYFRRVGERLSEGFEDREERDIFVENVLAEVKGKALLVAKDQTGSITLQRLLPLSSPDQVGELLVELGGESGSEFKEVSCDKCGGHIVESAVRQMSRWTESSKKEPSATTEEEEEEEGSAVLEAQVLSVSQVVRENCPEFIKHVHGSHVVRTLLHVLAGCLGPPRSESRPGAKERNVAPQLTDFEIPTSFWYELKNLTETLMENVNLSVTDAAASAVFQTMLTVCHRKRPKLCKQLLKRITEYLASRSAAPGVSPLLVFLKDQASSRLIETIIQLSHKSLLRDLYRNHLQGHLVDLALHPIANFPVQRLTAASAKYQLFLKLFDELIQGVEAILASGHMGVIVQLAQSCAESEEKQEDLMQSLLRAFHCAEPGSRHVSCLPLFMSLLTYDVYYHSETAEGGTQTEVPLSSICYHGSLLVQALARFKERSLLLSSLRTLSPADLLTMASHPSGSHVLQALITTSSDKGRGKILKRLEGQYVQMACSRLGSRVLEAIWNGASVSHRHNIAQELVSSESQLRSDQFARHVWAKFALSHFIHRRAHWQEIQTGESKKRKLFSEILE is encoded by the exons ATGCTGGCTAAACCAGAGGAGAGAAAGCCGCAGAAGAGGAGACATCCCGgtgaagatggaggaggaggaggaggaggacagaggaagagGCGGGAAGGTGGCGAAGGAGATAAGGGTCAGGGAGACGGTGGCAGGAAGCGCCTGGACGCCATGAGTGTGGGATATTTCCGCCGAGTCGGGGAGAGACTGAGTGAAGGCTTTGAGGATCGCGAGGAGAGAG ATATTTTTGTGGAGAATGTCCTCGCTGAAGTTAAAGGTAAAGCGCTCTTGGTGGCTAAGGACCAGACGGGAAGCATCACGCTGCAGCGGCTGCTCCCGCTCTCCAGTCCCGACCAGGTGGGGGAGCTGCTGGTTGAACTGGGTGGAGAATCAGGGTCCGAGTTCAAAGAGGTGTCTTGCGACAAGTGTGGCGGCCACATAGTGGAGAGTGCAGTCAGACAGATGTCCAGGTGGACGG aGTCGTCAAAGAAGGAGCCGTCTgccaccacagaagaagaagaagaggaggagggttcTGCTGTGTTGGAGGCCCAGGTGTTGTCTGTGAGCCAGGTGGTGAGAGAAAACTGCCCAGAGTTCATCAAACACGTTCACGGCTCACACGTGGTCCGCACACTTTTGCACGTGCTGGCCGGCTGCCTCGGACCCCCACGGAGCGAGTCCCGTCCTG GTGCAAAAGAGCGAAACGTCGCTCCTCAGCTCACAGACTTTGAAATCCCCACGTCTTTTTGGTACGAGCTGAAGAACCTCACCGAAACCCTGATGGAAAATGTCAACC TAAGTGTGACAGATGCTGCTGCCAGTGCCGTGTTCCAGACCATGTTGACTGTTTGTCACAGAAAACGACCCAAACTCTGCAAACAGCTCCTCAAACGCATCACGGAGTACCTGGCGAGTCGCAGTGCCGCCCCGGGAGTCAG tcCGCTCCTGGTCTTTCTTAAGGACCAGGCCTCCAGTCGTCTCATTGAAACCATCATACAGCTGTCCCACAAGTCCCTTCTCCGAGATCTATACAGGAACCACCTGCAGGGTCACCTGGTAGACTTGGCCCTCCATCCCATCGCCAACTTCCCCGTACAGAGGCTGACTGCGGCCTCGGCCAAATACCAACTG TTCCTGAAGTTGTTTGATGAGCTGATCCAAGGCGTGGAGGCCATCTTGGCTTCAGGTCACATGGGTGTGATCGTGCAGCTGGCGCAGAGCTGCgcagagagtgaagagaaacaggaggacTTGATGCAGAGCCTCCTCCGT GCGTTTCACTGTGCCGAGCCGGGCTCTCGACACGTCAGctgcctccctctcttcatGTCCCTGCTCACCTATGACGTGTACTACCACTCTGAGACAGCAGAGGGCGGCACACAGACAGAG GTCCCGCTGTCCTCCATCTGTTACCACGGCTCCCTCCTCGTCCAGGCCCTCGCCAGGTTCAAAGAGCGCTCGCTCCTCCTCAGCAGCCTGCGCACCCTGTCCCCCGCTGACCTCCTGACCATGGCCTCTCACCCGTCAGGCAGCCACGTGCTGCAGGCGCTCATCACCACATCGAGCGACAAGGGAAGAGGGAAGATCCTCAAGAGACTGGAG GGTCAGTACGTTCAGATGGCGTGCTCCAGGTTGGGCAGTCGGGTGCTGGAGGCCATATGGAACGGTGCCTCGGTCAGTCACAGGCACAACATCGCACAGGAACTAG TGTCGAGTGAAAGCCAGCTGAGGTCAGACCAGTTCGCCCGGCATGTGTGGGCCAAATTTGCCCTCTCCCACTTCATCCACAGGAGAGCTCACTGGCAGGAAATCCAGACCGGCGAGTCCAAGAAGAGGAAGCTGTTCAGTGAAattcttgaataa